A region of the Lysobacter sp. K5869 genome:
CGCTGCTGCACGGCTTGCTGCCGCCGCTGCTGGCGGACTTCCGCCGCGCGCATCCCGCGATCGTGCTGCAGGTGACCGCCGACAACCACACCCAGGACCTGAGCCGGCACGAGGCCGATCTGGCGCTGCGTCCCGGCGGCGAGCCGCCGGAGGGCTTGGTCGGGCGCAAGGTCGCGCGCCTGAGCAGCGCCGTATACCGTCCGCGCGCGCTGCGCCTGCCGCGCGGCGCCGGGCCGGAGGATCTGGACGGTTACGACTGGCTCGCGCCCGGCGGCAATCTCGCCCACATCGCCATGGCGCAGTGGCTGCGGCGCATGCAGTACGACCGCCGCACGGTCTTCAGCGTCAACAGCTTGCTGGCGTTGCGCGACGCCGCGGTGGCCGGCATGGGGCTGACCGTGTTGCCGTGTTATCTCGGCGATGCCGAGCGCGGTTTGGTCCGGGTCGGCGCGCCGGTGGAGGCGATGGGCGCGGATTTGTGGCTGCTCAGCCACCCCGACCTGCGCCGCACCGAGCGCGTGCGCGCGCTGGCCGACGCCTTGCGCGCGGGGCTGCGCGAGCTGCAGCCGGTGCTGTCGGGTGCGCGTTGAGTGCCTAGCGCCGCGCGGATCGGCTAACCGTGAAGCAGGTCCACATGAACAAATGGCATCACAAG
Encoded here:
- a CDS encoding LysR family transcriptional regulator, giving the protein MNKPSGPGADAAGLSWDDYRFLLAVGRAGSLNGAAKRLAVSHPTVFRRINAIERALGVRLFERAREGYTATPNGEEAIAAAAEIEARIAAAERRLAGLDARPTGKVRLTTVEPLLHGLLPPLLADFRRAHPAIVLQVTADNHTQDLSRHEADLALRPGGEPPEGLVGRKVARLSSAVYRPRALRLPRGAGPEDLDGYDWLAPGGNLAHIAMAQWLRRMQYDRRTVFSVNSLLALRDAAVAGMGLTVLPCYLGDAERGLVRVGAPVEAMGADLWLLSHPDLRRTERVRALADALRAGLRELQPVLSGAR